The Mytilus galloprovincialis chromosome 4, xbMytGall1.hap1.1, whole genome shotgun sequence genome contains a region encoding:
- the LOC143072957 gene encoding uncharacterized protein LOC143072957 isoform X1: MNTCISINMERMGVVSVKWNCVLTRHLFSNQMRTINANLFQDLTSLQDLNLNRKLITIIVANLFQWSMALEILTLKSNRITTLDGNLFQGLTALQHLKHRVSSTDVTKTNGKDTHS, translated from the exons ATGAATACGTGTATATCAATAAATATGGAACGAATGGGAGTTGTCTCTGTTAAATGGAACTGTGTGCTCACCAG GCACTTGTTCAGCAATCAGATGAGAACGATAAATGCAAATTTATTCCAAGATTTGACTTCCCTTCAGGACTT GAACTTGAACAGAAAACTGATCACCATCATCGTTGCTAACTTATTCCAATGGTCGATGGCCCTTGAAATCTT gACCTTAAAGAGCAATCGAATTACAACGCTAGATGGGAATTTATTTCAAGGCTTGACTGCTCTTCAACACTT GAAACACAGAGTTAGTAGTACAGATGTCACTAAAACCAATGGAAAAGATACACATAGTTGA